In one Streptomyces venezuelae genomic region, the following are encoded:
- a CDS encoding glycosyltransferase family 2 protein: MKVGAVIITMGNRPQELRALLDSVAKQEGDPVEVVVVGNGAPVPEVPAGVRTVELPENLGIPGGRNVGIEAFGPGGTDVDILLFLDDDGLLATLDTARLCREAFAADPELGIISFRIADPDTGETQRRHVPRLRASDPMRSSRVTTFLGGANAVRTKVLAEVGGLPGEFFYAHEETDLAWRALDAGWMIDYRSDMVLFHPTTAPSRHAVYHRMVARNRVWLARRNLPAPLVPVYLGVWMLLTLARRPSGPALKAWFGGFKEGWTTPCGPRRPMKWRTVWRLTRLGRPPVI; the protein is encoded by the coding sequence CTGAAGGTCGGCGCCGTCATCATCACGATGGGCAACCGGCCGCAGGAGCTGCGTGCCCTCCTCGACTCGGTCGCCAAGCAGGAGGGCGACCCGGTCGAGGTGGTCGTGGTCGGCAACGGTGCCCCGGTGCCCGAGGTCCCCGCAGGCGTACGCACCGTCGAGCTGCCCGAGAACCTCGGCATCCCCGGCGGCCGCAACGTCGGCATCGAGGCGTTCGGGCCGGGCGGCACCGACGTCGACATCCTGCTCTTCCTGGACGACGACGGCCTGCTCGCCACCCTGGACACGGCGCGGCTGTGCCGCGAGGCGTTCGCCGCCGACCCGGAGCTCGGCATCATCAGCTTCCGCATCGCGGACCCGGACACGGGGGAGACCCAGCGTCGCCACGTGCCGCGGCTGCGGGCCTCCGACCCGATGCGCTCCTCGCGCGTGACGACCTTCCTCGGCGGCGCCAACGCCGTCCGCACGAAGGTCCTTGCGGAGGTCGGCGGCCTGCCCGGCGAGTTCTTCTACGCCCATGAGGAGACCGACCTCGCCTGGCGCGCGCTCGACGCGGGCTGGATGATCGACTACCGCTCCGACATGGTCCTCTTCCACCCCACGACGGCCCCCTCGCGGCACGCGGTCTACCACCGGATGGTGGCCCGCAACCGCGTCTGGCTGGCCCGTCGCAACCTCCCCGCGCCGCTGGTCCCGGTCTACCTCGGTGTCTGGATGCTCCTCACCCTCGCCCGACGCCCCTCGGGCCCGGCCCTCAAGGCCTGGTTCGGCGGCTTCAAGGAGGGCTGGACCACGCCCTGCGGGCCTCGCAGGCCCATGAAGTGGCGTACGGTGTGGCGGCTGACCCGACTGGGCCGACCTCCCGTCATCTGA
- a CDS encoding CDP-alcohol phosphatidyltransferase family protein, which produces MQKPSVAELRPVVHPPGVKDRRSGEHWAGRLYMREVSLRIDRHLVNTRVTPNQLTYVMTVAGALAAPALLVPGITGAVLGVVAVQLYLLLDCVDGEIARWKKQYSMAGVYLDRVAAYLCDAAVLVGFGLRAADIWGSGRIDWLWAFLGTLAALGAILIKAETDLVGVARHQTGKEPVKESAAEPRSSGMALARRAAAALKFHRLILGVEASLLILVIAFVDQARGDLFFSRLGVAVLAGIAMLQTLLHLVSILVSSRLK; this is translated from the coding sequence ATGCAAAAGCCATCGGTAGCTGAGCTCCGCCCGGTTGTTCACCCCCCGGGGGTGAAGGACCGGCGCAGCGGCGAACACTGGGCCGGCCGGCTCTACATGCGCGAGGTCTCCCTCCGCATCGACCGGCACCTGGTGAACACGCGGGTCACGCCCAACCAGCTGACCTACGTGATGACCGTCGCCGGCGCCCTCGCCGCCCCGGCCCTGCTGGTGCCCGGCATCACGGGCGCCGTCCTCGGCGTGGTCGCGGTCCAGCTCTACCTGCTGCTCGACTGCGTGGACGGCGAGATCGCCCGCTGGAAGAAGCAGTACTCGATGGCCGGGGTCTACCTGGACCGGGTCGCCGCCTACCTGTGCGACGCCGCGGTCCTGGTCGGCTTCGGTCTGCGCGCCGCCGACATATGGGGCTCGGGACGCATCGACTGGCTGTGGGCCTTCCTGGGCACCCTGGCCGCGCTCGGTGCGATCCTGATCAAGGCCGAGACCGACCTCGTCGGCGTCGCCCGTCACCAGACGGGCAAGGAGCCGGTCAAGGAGTCGGCGGCCGAGCCGCGCTCCTCCGGCATGGCGCTGGCCCGCAGGGCCGCCGCCGCGCTGAAGTTCCACCGGCTCATCCTCGGGGTCGAGGCCTCCCTGCTGATCCTCGTCATCGCGTTCGTCGACCAGGCGCGCGGCGACCTGTTCTTCTCGCGCCTCGGTGTGGCGGTGCTCGCGGGCATCGCGATGCTGCAGACCCTGCTCCACCTCGTGTCCATCCTCGTATCGAGCAGGTTGAAGTGA
- a CDS encoding iron-containing alcohol dehydrogenase family protein: MPVLTRLIPSPVVVDIRPGALDDLAGVLADQRICSSTGKLAIAISGGSGAVLRERLMPSLGGAEWFEVGGGTLDDAIKLGEDIRKSGRYDAVVGLGGGKIIDCAKFAAARVGLPLVAVATNLSHDGLCSPVATLDNDAGRGSYGVPNPIAVVIDLDVIREAPVRFVRSGIGDALSNISAIRDWELAARERGEDIDGLAAAMARQAGEAVLRHPGGVGDDGFLQVLAEGLVLTGIAMSISGDSRPASGACHEINHAFDLLFPKRAASHGEQCGLGAAFAMHLRGAHEESAFMAQVLRRHGLPVLPEEIGFTVDEFVKVVEFAPQTRPGRYTILEHLDLSTDQIRDAYADYAKAIGS, encoded by the coding sequence GTGCCAGTACTGACGAGGCTCATCCCCTCGCCGGTCGTCGTCGACATCCGGCCGGGGGCGCTCGACGACCTGGCCGGTGTCCTCGCCGACCAGCGGATCTGCTCGTCGACCGGCAAGCTCGCCATCGCCATCAGCGGCGGCTCGGGCGCGGTGCTCCGTGAGCGGCTGATGCCCTCGCTGGGCGGCGCGGAGTGGTTCGAGGTCGGTGGCGGCACGCTCGACGACGCCATCAAGCTCGGCGAGGACATCCGCAAGTCGGGCCGGTACGACGCGGTCGTCGGCCTCGGCGGCGGCAAGATCATCGACTGTGCCAAGTTCGCCGCGGCGCGTGTGGGTCTGCCGCTGGTCGCCGTCGCGACGAACCTGTCGCACGACGGTCTCTGCTCGCCGGTCGCGACGCTCGACAACGACGCGGGCCGCGGCTCGTACGGTGTGCCGAACCCCATCGCGGTCGTCATCGACCTCGATGTGATCCGTGAGGCGCCCGTCCGTTTCGTCCGCTCCGGCATCGGTGACGCGCTGTCCAACATCTCCGCCATCCGTGACTGGGAGCTCGCCGCCCGCGAGCGCGGCGAGGACATCGACGGCCTCGCGGCCGCCATGGCCCGCCAGGCCGGCGAGGCCGTGCTCCGCCACCCCGGCGGCGTCGGCGACGACGGCTTCCTCCAGGTCTTGGCCGAGGGCCTGGTCCTCACCGGCATCGCCATGTCGATCTCGGGCGACTCCCGCCCGGCGTCCGGCGCCTGCCACGAGATCAACCACGCCTTCGACCTGCTCTTCCCCAAGCGCGCCGCCAGCCACGGCGAGCAGTGCGGCCTGGGCGCGGCCTTCGCGATGCACCTGCGGGGTGCCCACGAGGAGTCGGCGTTCATGGCCCAGGTGCTGCGCCGCCACGGCCTGCCCGTGCTGCCGGAGGAGATCGGATTCACCGTGGACGAGTTCGTGAAGGTCGTGGAGTTCGCTCCGCAGACCCGCCCGGGCCGCTACACGATCCTCGAACACCTCGACCTGTCCACCGACCAGATCAGGGACGCATACGCCGACTATGCAAAAGCCATCGGTAGCTGA
- a CDS encoding sugar phosphate nucleotidyltransferase yields the protein MIGLVLAAGAGRRLRPYTDTLPKALVPVDGETTILDLTLGNFAEIGLTEVAIIVGYKKEAVYDRKAALEAKYGLKLTLIDNDKAEEWNNAYSLWCGRDAIKHDVILANGDTVHPVSVEKTLLAARGNGQKIILALDTVKQLADEEMKVIVDDAKGVQRITKLMDPSEATGEYIGVTLIEGSAADELADALKTTFERDPDLYYEDGYQELVNRGFKVDVAPIGDVKWVEIDNHDDLAKGREIACQY from the coding sequence ATGATCGGCCTCGTCCTTGCGGCAGGCGCCGGACGGCGTCTGCGTCCCTACACGGACACCCTGCCCAAGGCCCTGGTGCCCGTCGATGGTGAGACCACCATCCTCGACCTGACGCTCGGCAACTTCGCCGAGATCGGTCTCACCGAGGTCGCGATCATCGTCGGCTACAAGAAGGAAGCCGTCTACGACCGCAAGGCGGCTCTGGAGGCGAAGTACGGCCTCAAGCTGACGCTCATCGACAACGACAAGGCCGAGGAGTGGAACAACGCCTACTCCCTGTGGTGCGGGCGTGACGCCATCAAGCACGACGTGATCCTCGCCAACGGCGACACCGTGCACCCGGTCTCCGTCGAGAAGACGCTGCTCGCCGCCCGCGGCAACGGCCAGAAGATCATCCTCGCCCTCGACACGGTGAAGCAGCTCGCCGACGAGGAGATGAAGGTCATCGTCGACGACGCCAAGGGCGTGCAGCGCATCACCAAGCTGATGGACCCCTCCGAGGCCACCGGTGAGTACATCGGCGTCACCCTCATCGAGGGCTCCGCCGCCGACGAGCTCGCCGACGCCCTGAAGACCACCTTCGAGCGCGACCCCGACCTCTACTACGAGGACGGCTACCAGGAGCTCGTCAACCGCGGCTTCAAGGTCGACGTGGCCCCGATCGGCGACGTCAAGTGGGTCGAGATCGACAACCACGACGACCTCGCCAAGGGCCGGGAGATCGCGTGCCAGTACTGA
- a CDS encoding DUF5941 domain-containing protein, translating to MSTAILTGQPVPGSPLEGDLRSLGFDVRVASDAADAESLLAAVPGDQRVAVVDARFVGHVHALRLGLTDPRFPASAVPGAVAAKPEARTELTRALRATATTTGGVVTHDALPDDIATALESGTTDVHRPDLGTLVATVPDDPQARNEARQAVAAVDDEAVRLRTAVKSRDGFFTTYCISPYSRYIARWCARRGLTPNQVTTASLLTALIAAGCAATGTRGGFVAAGVLLLLSFVLDCTDGQLARYSLQYSTLGAWLDATFDRAKEYAYYAGLALGAANANGDDVWALALGAMVLQTCRHVVDFSFNEANHDATANTSPTAALSDKLDSVGWTVWLRRMIVLPIGERWAMIAVLTAVTTPRITLVVLIIGCALAACYTTAGRVLRSLTRKATRTDRAAHALADLADNGTLGSAFAALGRRGRFLPAPVLAFVGGAAIVAVAAFTSYGSPWVVVAAVVYVVLSGLALARPLKAPLDWLVPPFFRAAEYGTVLVLAAKADVNGALPAAFGLVSAVAYHHYDTVYRIKGGAGAPPRRLVRAIGGQEGRTLVVALAATLLSTTDFTVALTALAVAVALVVLVESIRFWVAAEKKGAPAVHDEGEPA from the coding sequence CTGTCGACCGCCATCCTCACCGGACAGCCGGTCCCCGGGTCGCCGCTCGAAGGCGATCTGCGGTCCCTCGGCTTCGACGTGCGGGTCGCCTCCGACGCGGCGGACGCCGAGTCGCTGCTCGCGGCCGTGCCGGGCGACCAGCGGGTCGCGGTCGTCGACGCACGCTTCGTCGGACACGTCCACGCGCTGCGCCTCGGCCTGACCGACCCCCGCTTCCCCGCCTCCGCGGTGCCCGGCGCCGTCGCGGCCAAGCCGGAGGCCCGCACGGAGCTGACGCGCGCGCTGCGGGCGACGGCCACCACCACGGGCGGTGTCGTCACCCACGACGCCCTCCCCGACGACATCGCCACGGCCCTGGAGTCCGGCACGACGGACGTGCACCGTCCCGACCTCGGCACCCTCGTCGCCACCGTGCCCGACGACCCGCAGGCGCGGAACGAGGCACGTCAGGCCGTCGCCGCCGTCGACGACGAAGCCGTACGCCTGCGCACCGCGGTGAAGTCGCGGGACGGCTTCTTCACGACGTACTGCATCTCCCCGTACTCGCGCTACATCGCCCGCTGGTGCGCACGCCGCGGCCTCACCCCGAACCAGGTCACCACCGCCTCGCTGCTCACCGCCCTGATCGCGGCGGGCTGCGCGGCGACCGGGACGCGCGGCGGCTTCGTCGCGGCCGGCGTGCTGCTGCTCCTCTCCTTCGTCCTCGACTGCACGGACGGCCAGCTCGCCCGCTACTCCCTGCAGTACTCGACGCTCGGCGCCTGGCTGGACGCGACGTTCGACCGCGCCAAGGAGTACGCGTACTACGCGGGTCTCGCGCTCGGCGCGGCCAACGCGAACGGCGACGACGTCTGGGCCCTTGCCCTCGGCGCGATGGTCCTCCAAACGTGCCGTCACGTCGTGGACTTCTCCTTCAACGAGGCGAACCACGACGCGACCGCCAACACCAGCCCCACCGCCGCCCTTTCGGACAAGCTCGACAGCGTCGGCTGGACGGTCTGGCTGCGCCGGATGATAGTGCTGCCCATCGGCGAGCGCTGGGCGATGATCGCCGTGCTCACCGCGGTCACCACCCCGCGCATCACCCTCGTCGTCCTGATCATCGGCTGCGCGCTCGCCGCCTGCTACACCACCGCCGGACGCGTCCTGCGCTCGCTGACCCGCAAGGCGACCCGCACCGACCGCGCCGCCCACGCCCTCGCCGACCTCGCCGACAACGGCACGCTCGGCTCGGCCTTCGCCGCCCTCGGCCGCCGCGGGCGCTTCCTGCCCGCACCCGTGCTCGCCTTCGTCGGCGGCGCCGCGATCGTGGCGGTCGCCGCGTTCACCTCCTACGGCAGCCCGTGGGTCGTCGTCGCCGCGGTCGTGTACGTGGTCCTGTCCGGTCTCGCGCTCGCGCGGCCGCTCAAGGCCCCCCTGGACTGGCTGGTCCCGCCGTTCTTCCGCGCCGCCGAGTACGGCACGGTCCTGGTACTGGCGGCGAAAGCCGATGTGAACGGGGCGCTGCCCGCGGCTTTCGGGCTGGTGTCGGCGGTCGCCTACCATCACTACGACACGGTGTACCGCATCAAGGGCGGCGCCGGTGCGCCCCCGCGCCGGCTGGTGCGGGCGATCGGCGGCCAAGAAGGCAGGACCCTCGTGGTCGCGCTGGCCGCCACCCTGCTGTCCACCACCGATTTCACCGTCGCGCTCACGGCACTCGCCGTGGCCGTGGCACTCGTGGTGCTCGTCGAGAGCATCCGCTTCTGGGTCGCCGCCGAGAAAAAGGGCGCACCCGCCGTACACGATGAAGGAGAACCTGCATGA
- the galE gene encoding UDP-glucose 4-epimerase GalE, producing the protein MTWLITGGAGYIGAHVARVMAGAGEDVVVLDDISSGVPRRLPADMALVKGSSLDGDLLRRVFAEYGVTGVVHLAARKQVGESVEQPLRYYRENVGGLTTLLDAVAEAGIKRFVFSSSAAVYGNPPDAELVGEDTPCVPVSPYGETKLAGEWLVRAAGRAHGIGTVCLRYFNVAGAAAPELADTGVFNVIPMVFDRLRRDESPRIFGDTHPTPDGTCVRDYVHVSDLAEAHLAAARRLAEGAEGDLTVNIGRGQGVSVRELITVIGEVSGDARPALVEPARAGDSPRAVADARLAAAELGWTARRGVREMVESAWAGWCLHHPDARRG; encoded by the coding sequence ATGACATGGCTGATCACAGGCGGAGCGGGTTACATCGGGGCACATGTGGCGCGGGTCATGGCCGGTGCCGGGGAGGACGTCGTCGTCCTGGACGACATCTCCTCGGGAGTCCCGCGGCGGCTGCCCGCGGACATGGCCCTCGTGAAGGGTTCCTCGCTGGACGGGGACCTGCTGCGCCGGGTCTTCGCCGAGTACGGCGTCACGGGTGTGGTGCATCTCGCGGCCCGCAAGCAGGTCGGGGAGTCGGTGGAGCAGCCGCTGCGCTACTACCGGGAGAACGTGGGCGGCCTCACGACGCTGCTCGACGCGGTGGCCGAGGCGGGCATCAAGCGCTTCGTGTTCTCCTCGTCGGCCGCGGTGTACGGCAATCCGCCGGACGCCGAGCTGGTGGGCGAGGACACGCCGTGCGTTCCGGTCAGTCCCTACGGGGAGACGAAGCTCGCCGGTGAGTGGCTGGTGCGGGCGGCGGGGCGGGCGCACGGCATCGGGACGGTGTGCCTGCGCTACTTCAACGTGGCGGGCGCGGCGGCGCCGGAGCTCGCGGACACCGGCGTCTTCAACGTGATCCCGATGGTCTTCGACCGGCTGCGGCGCGACGAGTCGCCGCGGATCTTCGGCGACACGCACCCGACGCCGGACGGCACGTGTGTCCGTGACTACGTCCACGTCTCCGACCTCGCCGAGGCCCACCTGGCGGCCGCCCGCAGGCTCGCGGAGGGCGCCGAGGGCGATCTGACGGTGAACATCGGCCGGGGGCAAGGTGTCTCCGTACGCGAACTGATCACGGTCATCGGCGAGGTGAGCGGGGATGCCCGTCCCGCGCTCGTCGAGCCGGCCCGCGCGGGCGACTCGCCGCGTGCCGTGGCCGATGCCCGTCTCGCGGCGGCGGAGCTCGGCTGGACGGCGCGGCGCGGGGTGCGCGAGATGGTCGAGTCGGCGTGGGCGGGATGGTGTCTGCACCACCCGGACGCGCGCCGCGGCTGA
- a CDS encoding cation diffusion facilitator family transporter: protein MGAGHDHGHLHGAPATGTAANAHKGRLRIALTITVTVMLAQIVGGLMADSLALVADSAHMATDALGLGMALLAIHFANRPPTQNRTFGYARAEILAALANCLLLLGVGGYVLYEAVQRFVTPAETEGGLALWFGVFGLVANMISLSLLMRGQKESLNVRGAFLEVVADTLGSLTVIVASVLIMLTGWQAADPIASLVIGVMIVPRTVKLLQETLNVLLESAPKGVDMAEVRAHMLDLPGVEEVHDLHAWTITSGMPVLSAHVVVSSWALDATGHEKMLHELQGCLGDHFDVEHCTFQLEPSGHAEHEAKLCH, encoded by the coding sequence ATGGGGGCTGGGCACGATCACGGACACCTGCACGGAGCCCCGGCGACGGGGACGGCGGCCAACGCCCACAAGGGGCGGCTCCGCATCGCTCTCACCATCACGGTCACGGTCATGCTGGCCCAGATCGTGGGTGGGCTGATGGCGGACTCGCTCGCGCTGGTCGCGGACTCGGCGCACATGGCGACGGATGCGCTGGGCCTCGGCATGGCGCTGCTCGCGATCCACTTCGCGAACAGGCCGCCGACCCAGAACCGCACCTTCGGCTATGCCCGCGCCGAGATCCTCGCGGCACTCGCCAACTGCCTGCTGCTGCTCGGCGTGGGCGGGTACGTGCTGTACGAGGCGGTCCAGCGGTTCGTCACCCCCGCGGAGACCGAGGGCGGCCTCGCCCTCTGGTTCGGCGTCTTCGGGCTCGTCGCGAACATGATCTCGCTCTCGCTGCTCATGCGCGGCCAGAAGGAGAGCCTCAACGTCCGCGGCGCGTTCCTGGAGGTCGTCGCGGACACCCTCGGCTCGCTCACGGTCATCGTCGCCTCGGTCCTGATCATGCTCACGGGCTGGCAGGCCGCCGACCCGATCGCCTCGCTCGTCATCGGCGTCATGATCGTCCCGCGTACGGTCAAGCTCCTGCAGGAGACCCTGAATGTACTCCTGGAGTCGGCACCCAAGGGCGTCGACATGGCGGAGGTGCGGGCGCACATGCTCGACCTGCCGGGCGTGGAGGAGGTCCACGACCTGCACGCCTGGACGATCACGTCGGGCATGCCGGTCCTCTCCGCCCACGTCGTGGTGAGTTCCTGGGCCCTCGACGCGACCGGCCACGAGAAGATGCTGCACGAGCTCCAGGGCTGCCTCGGCGACCACTTCGACGTCGAGCACTGCACGTTCCAGCTGGAGCCGAGCGGCCACGCGGAACACGAGGCGAAGCTCTGCCACTGA
- a CDS encoding GNAT family N-acetyltransferase translates to MTDNTSLHRAFFALHHGLPRQGPGSDDTTRRLLSLVGALPERPRVLDLGCGPGRSALLLAAEAGAEVTAVDLHEPFLDELRAAAEARGLAGSITAVNADMGELPHPDGSFDLVWAESSAYGIGFDTALRSWRRLLAPGGALVLTECEWTSAEPSATARAFWERHYTLRTGEENVRAATGAGYSVLGVHPQPESDWEEYYGPLAARADAADPGAPGMAEALAATREELAMRREHGAEYGYTGYVLRPVDSWPTRPETSADVPAVRAVNAAAFGTEAEADLVDALRTDPEAWLPGLSYVAEAPDGSVAAHALITRCRVGGAPALALAPVATLPEHQGSGAGSAVVHAVLDAARARGERIVLVLGHPSYYPRFGFKPASGYGIRPGFEVPDEAMMALALHGSDDSAQLPRGTITYPATFGV, encoded by the coding sequence TTGACTGACAACACTTCCCTTCACCGCGCCTTCTTCGCCCTGCACCACGGGCTTCCGCGGCAGGGTCCCGGCTCCGACGACACCACCCGGCGGCTGCTCTCCCTCGTGGGTGCGCTGCCCGAGCGGCCGCGCGTGCTCGACCTGGGCTGCGGCCCCGGCCGGTCCGCGCTCCTGCTCGCCGCCGAGGCCGGCGCCGAGGTGACCGCCGTCGACCTCCACGAGCCGTTCCTCGACGAGCTCCGGGCCGCGGCCGAGGCCCGCGGGCTCGCCGGGTCGATCACCGCCGTCAACGCCGACATGGGTGAACTCCCCCATCCGGACGGTTCGTTCGACCTCGTCTGGGCGGAGAGCTCGGCGTACGGCATCGGCTTCGACACCGCGCTGCGCTCCTGGCGGCGCCTGCTCGCCCCTGGCGGGGCGCTCGTGCTCACCGAGTGCGAGTGGACGAGCGCCGAGCCGTCCGCCACCGCCCGCGCCTTCTGGGAGCGGCACTACACGCTGCGCACCGGCGAGGAGAACGTGCGGGCGGCGACCGGCGCCGGGTACTCCGTGCTCGGCGTGCACCCGCAGCCCGAGTCCGACTGGGAGGAGTACTACGGCCCGCTGGCCGCCCGCGCGGACGCGGCGGACCCGGGCGCGCCCGGCATGGCGGAGGCGCTCGCCGCCACCCGCGAGGAGCTCGCGATGCGGCGCGAGCACGGCGCCGAGTACGGCTACACCGGGTACGTGCTGCGGCCCGTGGACTCCTGGCCCACCCGCCCGGAGACCTCGGCCGACGTCCCCGCCGTGCGCGCCGTGAACGCCGCCGCCTTCGGGACGGAGGCGGAGGCCGACCTCGTCGACGCGCTGCGCACGGACCCGGAGGCATGGCTGCCCGGTCTGTCGTACGTCGCGGAGGCGCCCGACGGCTCGGTGGCCGCGCATGCGCTGATCACCCGCTGCCGGGTGGGCGGGGCTCCCGCGCTGGCCCTCGCGCCCGTCGCCACCCTGCCCGAGCACCAGGGGTCGGGGGCCGGTTCGGCGGTCGTGCATGCCGTGCTCGACGCGGCACGCGCGCGTGGGGAGCGGATCGTCCTCGTCCTCGGGCATCCCTCGTACTACCCGAGGTTCGGTTTCAAGCCCGCTTCCGGGTACGGAATCCGGCCGGGCTTCGAGGTCCCGGACGAGGCGATGATGGCTCTGGCCCTGCACGGATCCGACGATTCCGCACAACTGCCGCGGGGCACGATCACCTATCCGGCCACCTTCGGGGTCTGA
- the idi gene encoding isopentenyl-diphosphate Delta-isomerase codes for MPITPATAATSPSNGTGEAILLELVDEDGRTIGTAEKLSAHQAPGQLHRAFSVFLFDEQGRLLLQQRALGKYHSPGVWSNTCCGHPYPGEAPFAAAARRTYEELGVSPSLLAEAGTVRYNHPDPESGLVEQEFNHLFVGMVQSPLRPDPDEIGDTAFVTAAELAERHAKDPFSAWFMTVLDAARPAVKELTGPSAGW; via the coding sequence ATGCCGATCACACCTGCCACCGCGGCGACCAGCCCGTCGAACGGCACCGGAGAAGCGATCTTGCTCGAACTCGTCGACGAGGACGGCAGGACGATCGGCACAGCGGAGAAACTCTCCGCGCATCAGGCGCCCGGGCAGCTGCACCGGGCGTTCTCCGTCTTCCTCTTCGACGAGCAGGGCCGTCTGCTGCTCCAGCAGCGCGCCCTCGGCAAGTACCACTCCCCCGGGGTCTGGTCGAACACGTGCTGCGGGCACCCCTACCCGGGTGAGGCCCCGTTCGCGGCGGCGGCCCGGCGCACGTACGAGGAGCTCGGGGTCTCGCCGTCGCTGCTCGCCGAGGCGGGCACGGTGCGCTACAACCACCCGGACCCGGAGTCGGGGCTCGTGGAGCAGGAGTTCAACCACCTGTTCGTGGGCATGGTGCAGTCGCCGCTGCGGCCCGACCCGGACGAGATCGGCGACACCGCCTTCGTCACGGCGGCGGAGCTCGCCGAGCGGCACGCGAAGGACCCGTTCTCCGCGTGGTTCATGACCGTGCTCGACGCGGCGCGGCCCGCGGTCAAGGAGCTGACGGGCCCCTCCGCGGGCTGGTAG
- a CDS encoding ATP-binding protein, whose product MGNDGRGPCPLPRSGGSVPYEGVWRFTAPAVDASVPQARHAVRDLLARQGVPAPDDLVQGLLLIVSELVTNAVRHAALLSPMLAVEVAVGAEWVRVSVEDNHPYRPTALVADHAQTGGRGLLLVREITAEAGGACDVEHTASGGKVIWAALPLKPHGG is encoded by the coding sequence ATGGGGAACGACGGGAGAGGGCCGTGCCCACTCCCACGGAGCGGCGGATCGGTGCCGTACGAGGGGGTGTGGCGCTTCACCGCCCCCGCCGTGGACGCCTCCGTCCCCCAGGCCCGGCACGCGGTGCGCGACCTGCTGGCCCGGCAGGGCGTACCGGCGCCGGACGACCTCGTCCAGGGGCTGCTGCTCATCGTCTCCGAGCTGGTGACCAACGCGGTGCGCCATGCGGCCCTGCTGTCGCCGATGCTCGCGGTGGAGGTCGCGGTCGGCGCCGAGTGGGTGCGGGTCTCCGTCGAGGACAACCACCCCTACCGCCCGACCGCCCTGGTGGCGGACCACGCGCAGACGGGCGGGCGTGGACTCCTCCTCGTACGGGAGATCACCGCCGAGGCGGGCGGTGCATGCGACGTCGAGCACACCGCGAGCGGGGGCAAGGTCATCTGGGCGGCCCTGCCCCTGAAGCCCCACGGCGGCTGA
- a CDS encoding HdeD family acid-resistance protein yields the protein MAGPRDDTATSEARTVSRSFGWLALLGVILAVAGLVGLVYAGVATLTSMLLFGWLLLIGGVVGLLHAVQSRGTSFFWLGVVVAALNLAAGVVVIRRPDVAAEALTMFAALLFLTGGVFRLVGSLVVRGPQFALTLLQGAFGLLIGILVLAGWPSSSQYVIGCFFSLALLFDGLGLIATGIGGRRIVSLVQPEEHLKANPSGQGGQDQSDN from the coding sequence ATGGCCGGACCCAGGGACGACACAGCGACCTCGGAGGCCAGGACGGTCAGCCGCAGCTTCGGCTGGCTCGCCCTGCTCGGCGTGATCCTCGCCGTCGCCGGGCTCGTCGGCCTCGTCTACGCCGGTGTCGCCACGCTGACCTCGATGCTCCTGTTCGGCTGGCTGCTGCTCATCGGCGGCGTCGTCGGCCTGCTGCACGCCGTCCAGTCACGGGGCACCAGCTTCTTCTGGCTGGGCGTCGTGGTCGCCGCGCTGAACCTCGCCGCGGGCGTCGTCGTCATCCGCCGGCCCGACGTGGCGGCGGAGGCGCTGACCATGTTCGCGGCGCTGCTCTTCCTGACCGGCGGGGTCTTCCGGCTGGTCGGCAGCCTGGTGGTACGCGGCCCGCAGTTCGCCCTGACGCTCCTGCAGGGAGCCTTCGGCCTGCTGATCGGCATCCTGGTCCTCGCGGGGTGGCCCAGCAGCAGCCAGTACGTGATCGGCTGCTTCTTCTCCCTGGCACTGCTCTTCGACGGCCTCGGCCTGATCGCCACCGGCATCGGCGGGCGACGCATCGTCAGTCTCGTACAACCTGAAGAACACTTGAAGGCGAACCCTTCAGGGCAGGGCGGGCAGGACCAGTCGGACAACTGA